The Stratiformator vulcanicus genome has a segment encoding these proteins:
- a CDS encoding ATP-binding protein, with product MPNSDKLTFKVLGRTLEHFGVQMYTQRPPALAELVANGWDAGAHNVDLVLPREEDYSPDSSTIEISDDGTGMTFEEVRDEYLVLGRNPREQYGNEKYGRRIMGRKGIGKLAGFGLAAEIEVLTWRDGHATRFWLKRDQLRLKSNEVKDIDIDFKREDPPDGGTSHGTIVLLSKLKHKTPIKIEDLCTSLARRFSRTVRGRMEIRVNGDTLPDPTPKLTFRFPEEGFAEVSLPSGEVVRYWYGFSPETIKLRELQGFIILVNGRSAQAPPFFFGVESTASGQHSTKYVIGEVEADFVDAAADDDSDVISTDRQNIDWEEENVLQLKLWGESLSRKVLAECARTKGEEFENWALNDPDYSERLNRLDRASKKQVKSFLRTLGSAEVESHRSRDLASSLLRAYEYRHFHDVVQDIVDVGHDPEALQRLLVKLTDWKVLESRAVLEVINGRLQIIDKFESMLANDAPERAGRVGVDNMHDLLARHPWILNPEWQILSEEKRITTLMRVWFAAEETDDDDSRRIDFLGLSADRRTVIIEIKRPDHAATQKEVSRLVEYKDKLSQSVPDEQIQMVLVCGRNPKITPSELKLWEREENREIRFWNSICEKTKRTYSHYRALLESDIDHPDFASATREVMKTREVIERGTVHRGPEEDDRRLGRQDIEYREGEDG from the coding sequence CAATTGAAATTTCCGATGATGGCACAGGAATGACTTTCGAGGAGGTTCGGGATGAGTACCTGGTTTTAGGACGAAACCCTCGTGAGCAGTATGGCAATGAAAAATATGGCCGGCGCATTATGGGGCGGAAAGGGATTGGTAAATTGGCGGGTTTTGGACTTGCGGCGGAAATCGAGGTGCTTACTTGGCGAGATGGGCATGCCACGCGATTCTGGTTGAAGCGGGATCAGCTTAGGCTGAAGAGTAACGAAGTGAAGGATATCGATATCGATTTCAAACGCGAAGATCCACCAGACGGTGGCACCTCGCACGGCACTATCGTGTTGTTGTCAAAGCTCAAGCACAAGACGCCCATAAAAATCGAGGATCTGTGTACGTCGCTCGCACGTCGATTCAGCCGCACTGTTAGGGGGCGAATGGAAATTAGAGTTAACGGTGATACACTTCCCGATCCCACGCCAAAGCTGACATTTCGATTTCCTGAAGAAGGCTTTGCCGAGGTGAGTTTGCCGTCAGGAGAAGTAGTCCGGTACTGGTACGGTTTTTCGCCCGAAACCATAAAGCTGCGTGAATTGCAAGGCTTCATAATTCTCGTCAACGGGCGTTCCGCGCAGGCTCCGCCGTTCTTTTTCGGTGTGGAATCGACAGCCTCGGGGCAACATTCAACTAAATATGTTATTGGCGAAGTCGAGGCAGACTTTGTAGATGCGGCTGCAGATGACGACTCTGATGTTATCTCGACCGATCGCCAGAATATCGATTGGGAGGAGGAAAATGTACTCCAGCTGAAGCTGTGGGGTGAGTCACTTTCGAGGAAGGTTCTAGCGGAATGTGCTCGGACAAAGGGCGAAGAGTTTGAGAATTGGGCATTAAATGACCCGGATTATTCGGAGCGACTCAACCGTCTCGACCGCGCGTCCAAGAAACAGGTGAAATCGTTTTTGAGGACGCTTGGCAGTGCGGAAGTTGAATCCCATCGGTCGCGTGATCTCGCGAGTTCATTGCTTCGAGCGTATGAATATCGGCATTTCCATGATGTGGTACAAGACATTGTCGATGTAGGACATGACCCAGAAGCACTTCAGAGACTCTTGGTTAAGCTTACGGACTGGAAGGTTCTGGAAAGTAGGGCCGTATTGGAGGTAATCAACGGGCGACTTCAGATCATTGATAAGTTCGAATCTATGCTCGCTAACGACGCGCCCGAACGCGCCGGGCGTGTCGGAGTAGATAATATGCATGACTTGTTGGCACGTCACCCGTGGATATTGAATCCGGAGTGGCAAATCCTTTCGGAAGAAAAAAGAATTACAACTCTGATGCGGGTGTGGTTTGCTGCTGAGGAAACGGATGATGATGACTCGCGTAGAATCGATTTTCTTGGACTGTCGGCGGATCGACGAACTGTAATTATTGAGATTAAACGACCTGATCATGCTGCTACACAAAAAGAAGTCTCTAGGCTTGTAGAGTATAAAGATAAGCTATCGCAGTCGGTTCCTGATGAGCAGATACAAATGGTGCTTGTATGTGGGCGAAATCCGAAGATTACCCCGAGTGAGCTTAAGTTGTGGGAGCGGGAAGAGAATAGAGAAATCCGATTTTGGAATTCGATATGTGAGAAGACGAAACGGACATATTCGCACTATCGGGCGCTATTGGAGTCGGATATCGATCATCCTGATTTCGCGAGCGCAACTCGCGAAGTCATGAAGACTCGAGAGGTAATTGAAAGAGGGACAGTCCATCGCGGTCCCGAAGAGGATGATCGTCGTCTCGGTCGTCAAGATATCGAATATCGGGAGGGCGAAGATGGATAA